TTTAAGTTTAAAAATAGCATTGTAATTCCCAAAGAACTGATTGTTAATATTAACTCTTTTATCATCTAACAAATTAGAGAATTGTGTTTCAGGAATTATTTTTTTTGTAGTGTAATTTGATTCTAAAAGTTGTTCAGTATTTAGGTTAAAACTGAAATAATCAAATGGAGAATGATTAATTCCAATATTATTTCTTGATATAGTTGAAAATGATTTTACTATTCTATTTATCAATAAAATGTTAGAATTTATATTTAATACGCCTTTATTTTCATTTTGCATACCTAAACCAACGTCAAAACTACCTGATAAATCAGTTTTTCCTTTTTTTAATTTTAAATTTAGAGAAACCTTACCACCTTGCTCTATACCTTTTAAAAGATGATTTTCTGAATAATTGTCTATTGCTTCTATTTGTTCTACCATATCTACATTGATATTTTTTGTACCTAATGTATAATTAAAACCAAAAAGATTATCTCCGTCTAACGTAACTGTTTCAATAGATTTTCCTTTATATTTTATTTCACCTGATTGTTCATTAACTTGAATGCCTGGTAGTTTTTTAATGACTTCTTCTATCTTACGTTCACTATCATCTGTATACTCTTTGACCCGTCCTGAAATATGTATACAAAAAACAACAAGTATATGTATAAAAATGATGGATATGTAAGACGTTATAGTGAGAGTTTTAAACTCAAAGTATTAGCAGAACTTACCAAAGGAAACCATTCCAAAAGACAAATTGCCTTAACTTACGGCATACAATCTAGTACGATAAACGTATGGATTAAAAAATATGACCGTAAAGATTTAATGAACACCCGTGTAACCGTGCAAACAGACGACGAATTATCCCGTATTAAAGCCCTTCAAAAAGAGCTAAAACAACTCAAAGATCTTCTTATTAAAAAGGATCTAGATAAACTTGTGAATGATAGTTATCTTGAAGTAGCTGCTGAAAATCTTGGCTATAAAAATGTTGAAGAATTAAAAAAAAACTTAAACATAAAGCCTTAATGAAAATAGCACCGATTAATAGAAAAAAAAGAAGGTACGCCATCGCTACTATTTGTAATGCTTTCGAGTTAAAAAGAGATGCTTATTACAAATATCAAAAAAGGTTTGTTCTTAAAAAACAAATAGAACAAAATGTAATAATGCTTGTTAAAAAAAGCAGGAAAACATTACCCAGAGAAGGTACTAGAAAGCTAATGAAATCCTTACATAATGATTTTAGGAAACAGAATATAAATATAGGTAGAGACCAGTTATTTAGAATCTTAAAAGAAAATAATTTGTTAATTAGAAGGAAAAAATATTCTTCTAAAACAACCAACTCTTACCATCGTTTTTATAAATATAAAAATATCATAAAAGACCTGATCATTAATAGACCTAACCAAGTTTGGGCTTCGGATATTACCTATATAAGAACTATAAATGGATTTTGTTATTTAGCACTTATTACTGATATGTATTCAAGAAAAATAGTAGGCTATGATATTAGTGATAGTTTAGAACTTAAAGGCTGTGTTAGAGCTTTAAATAAAGCTATTTATCAAACTAAAAATACCGAAGAAATCATACATCATTCTGATAGAGGAATACAATATTGTAGCAATGTTTATACTCAAATTTTGAAAAGAAAAAAGATACAAATCAGTATGACCCAAGAAAATCATTGCTACGAAAACGCAATGGCCGAAAGAGTTAACGGAATTTTAAAAGATGAATTCTTCCTCGACCAAACATTTACAAATATCAATCACGCCAAAAAAGCAACAAAAAATGCAATCAAATTATATAATAATAAAAGATTACATTTATCTTTAGATTATAAAACACCTAATTACGTGCACAAAAATGTAGCATAAATTTTAATAATTAACTGTAGCCCTATTTTAGGACGAGACACTTTTACACTATATCTTATAGTGTCCTTTTTTATTGTAAAGGGTCTTTTTTTAGATGTAATAAAAACTTCGTCTAAAAAGATCGTTCTTTCTATTAATTCAAATTTTAAATTGATAGTTTTCACATCTAATTTTTTTAATAAAAGAACTTCTTCCTCATAACCTAAAGTTTGAATAGTGATATAAAGACTATCATATTTTCTCTTTAAAATATGCTCAAAGTACCCATTTTTAGCAATGGTGAATTCTTCAAAAGTATTTGATTGTTTTTTTTTGTTAAAAAATACATTTGCTTGAGAGATATTATTTCCATAGCTGTCCTTTATTGTACCTTTAACTACTAGTTGACCTATCGTAGTTTCTGAAAAAAAAATAAAAAAAACGAATAATATTTTTTTCACTTTAAAACTTTAGTTTTTTAATGCCTAAATCCTCTATTCTGTCAGTAATTTCTATGCTTCCTGACTCACCTTCTCCTGATAGTGATTTCATTCGTTTTAATGCATTTAACAAAGTATTCCTGTATTGCTCTTTAAATTTTTCCCAGCTTATATTTTTTGTTTTTTTAAAAGGATTGCTAATTTTTAAATCCTTATTTTGTATGGAAAGTTTAAGTGCTTCAAATGATACATAACCATCCTCGCTTTTAACTGATAATATAACACCAGGTAAACCATCGAATTTCCACGGACCAGTGCTAATACCTTCAATCTCTGTTGTGAAGAAAGCGGTATATTCTCTACCGCGAAAGTCAGTTTTAGCAGAAATACAATTTTTTCCTAAAATCACTTTTTTTATATCACTATCAATTGTCCATTCTATTTTATTTATTTTCTCACCTATACATATCATTTTATTCATAATCAAATCATTAAGAAAAAGTGTATCTTTAAAATAATCCTTGTATAACATTTCATTAAATGAATAGTCGTAAGTGTTATCATCCATTTTAACAAGTCTTACAGCTCCGATTTTTTTCACATTTTCGATGAATTTTTTGTATTCATATTTAGTAGAATCATTTGAAATTCCATAAAAAATAGATTTATTTTTATTAAAAATCATTCTAAAAACCTC
This window of the Flavobacteriaceae bacterium genome carries:
- a CDS encoding transposase is translated as MYKNDGYVRRYSESFKLKVLAELTKGNHSKRQIALTYGIQSSTINVWIKKYDRKDLMNTRVTVQTDDELSRIKALQKELKQLKDLLIKKDLDKLVNDSYLEVAAENLGYKNVEELKKNLNIKP
- a CDS encoding GLPGLI family protein; protein product: MNTKEALLSKTEVFRMIFNKNKSIFYGISNDSTKYEYKKFIENVKKIGAVRLVKMDDNTYDYSFNEMLYKDYFKDTLFLNDLIMNKMICIGEKINKIEWTIDSDIKKVILGKNCISAKTDFRGREYTAFFTTEIEGISTGPWKFDGLPGVILSVKSEDGYVSFEALKLSIQNKDLKISNPFKKTKNISWEKFKEQYRNTLLNALKRMKSLSGEGESGSIEITDRIEDLGIKKLKF
- a CDS encoding IS3 family transposase; translated protein: MKIAPINRKKRRYAIATICNAFELKRDAYYKYQKRFVLKKQIEQNVIMLVKKSRKTLPREGTRKLMKSLHNDFRKQNINIGRDQLFRILKENNLLIRRKKYSSKTTNSYHRFYKYKNIIKDLIINRPNQVWASDITYIRTINGFCYLALITDMYSRKIVGYDISDSLELKGCVRALNKAIYQTKNTEEIIHHSDRGIQYCSNVYTQILKRKKIQISMTQENHCYENAMAERVNGILKDEFFLDQTFTNINHAKKATKNAIKLYNNKRLHLSLDYKTPNYVHKNVA